A section of the Streptomyces sp. NBC_01363 genome encodes:
- a CDS encoding hydrolytic protein, whose protein sequence is MTTSAELETPTVTVSPGAEATTTLTVRNDGDIVEAYTLEVVGDCAAWSTVEPARVSLYPGTSEVVTVRLAPPRSHEVRAGEMPLGVRVLPTEHPESVAVPEATVIVGPFHELRAELDPRRRSGWLGARFRTSVQNKGNTAVDVALTGKQAGEELRLAFTPAQRRLEPGESAEVGLRVRARKLIWFGKPVVWPFEVEAAESTEGDTDGEQSGRSEAVPGEFAQLPVLPRWLLIVLAALLALLLAWFALVRPAVRSTAKQAAHEAAQEKTPPGGQQGSATGGGTGDPTGGQGDDKAQGKPNASGGSGSGGSSSGTGGGTGGTQQSSATIDVQTGSGAKKNGTYRVPKGKVFGITDIVVANFQGDEGVLTISFGERKITTIALETFRNQDYHWVTPIEIQENDTVTASVTCAKPGTPATGTQASECHQVLNVSGVLSDLAP, encoded by the coding sequence GTGACCACATCTGCCGAACTCGAAACGCCTACGGTGACGGTGTCGCCCGGCGCCGAAGCGACGACGACACTGACCGTGCGCAACGACGGCGACATCGTCGAGGCGTACACCCTCGAAGTGGTCGGCGACTGCGCCGCTTGGAGCACCGTCGAGCCGGCGCGCGTGTCCCTCTACCCGGGCACCTCCGAGGTGGTGACCGTACGGCTCGCGCCGCCGCGGTCCCACGAGGTACGGGCCGGTGAGATGCCCCTGGGTGTCCGCGTGCTGCCCACGGAGCACCCCGAGTCGGTGGCGGTCCCCGAGGCCACGGTGATCGTCGGGCCCTTTCACGAGCTCCGGGCGGAGCTCGACCCGCGCCGGCGCTCCGGCTGGCTGGGCGCCCGGTTCCGGACCTCGGTGCAGAACAAGGGGAACACGGCGGTCGACGTCGCGCTCACCGGCAAACAGGCCGGGGAGGAACTCCGCCTGGCCTTCACCCCGGCCCAACGGCGCCTGGAACCGGGCGAGTCCGCCGAGGTGGGCCTGCGGGTACGGGCCCGGAAGCTGATCTGGTTCGGCAAGCCGGTCGTCTGGCCGTTCGAGGTCGAGGCCGCCGAAAGCACCGAAGGGGACACCGACGGCGAGCAGTCCGGCCGGTCCGAGGCAGTGCCCGGTGAGTTCGCGCAACTGCCCGTACTGCCCAGGTGGCTGCTGATAGTCCTGGCCGCGCTGCTCGCGCTGCTGCTCGCGTGGTTCGCGCTGGTCCGGCCCGCGGTGCGGAGCACCGCGAAGCAGGCGGCGCACGAGGCCGCGCAGGAGAAGACGCCCCCCGGCGGGCAACAGGGTTCGGCAACAGGGGGCGGCACGGGCGACCCGACCGGTGGTCAGGGAGATGACAAGGCGCAGGGCAAGCCGAACGCGTCCGGAGGCTCCGGTTCGGGCGGTTCCAGTTCGGGAACGGGCGGGGGGACGGGGGGCACACAGCAGAGCTCGGCGACGATCGATGTGCAGACCGGGTCCGGGGCCAAGAAGAACGGGACATACCGGGTTCCGAAGGGGAAGGTATTCGGAATCACGGACATCGTGGTGGCGAACTTCCAGGGCGACGAAGGAGTGCTGACCATCTCCTTCGGGGAGCGGAAGATCACCACCATCGCTCTGGAGACCTTCCGGAACCAGGACTACCACTGGGTCACCCCCATCGAGATTCAGGAGAACGACACGGTCACCGCGTCCGTGACCTGTGCCAAGCCCGGTACGCCGGCAACCGGAACTCAGGCCTCCGAATGCCACCAAGTACTCAATGTCAGCGGTGTGC